Proteins encoded by one window of uncultured Methanobrevibacter sp.:
- the speB gene encoding agmatinase: MLLNTYEPWKFAFSQEIIDFDNLEKGAWGIIGVPFDSTTSYHSGSRFGPIVVREASYGFEKYNTIFNTDLDTIFYDFGDVNVIPGNCKKTCDIIEDTVNELSDLTIKPLIIGGEHSLTIGALNSLTKRYDDITVVHLDAHRDLADAFIGEKYSHASVMKRVHEMGIKELIQIGIRSASKEEEDFVKSQSNITTFKNNAVFHHLDNIEYYLNTIDTPIYLSIDMDVFDPSVVPCVGNPTPAGILYGHVEAILQTLSLKNIVGMDVVETAGDRLGDISAVSASKIIYDFLSLL; this comes from the coding sequence ATGCTTTTAAATACTTATGAACCATGGAAATTTGCTTTTTCCCAGGAAATTATTGATTTTGACAACCTTGAAAAAGGTGCTTGGGGAATAATTGGCGTTCCATTTGATAGTACAACATCTTATCATTCAGGTTCACGTTTTGGACCTATAGTAGTTAGAGAAGCTTCTTATGGGTTTGAAAAATATAATACTATTTTTAACACAGATTTAGACACTATTTTTTATGATTTCGGTGATGTTAATGTTATTCCTGGGAATTGTAAAAAAACATGTGATATAATTGAAGATACAGTTAATGAATTATCTGATTTAACAATTAAACCATTAATCATTGGTGGGGAGCATAGTTTAACTATTGGTGCTCTTAATTCATTAACTAAAAGATATGATGATATAACTGTAGTTCATTTAGATGCTCATAGAGATTTGGCAGATGCATTTATTGGAGAAAAGTATTCTCATGCAAGTGTTATGAAAAGAGTTCATGAAATGGGTATTAAAGAACTGATTCAGATAGGTATTAGATCAGCTTCAAAAGAAGAAGAAGATTTTGTTAAGTCTCAGTCTAATATTACAACATTTAAAAATAATGCTGTATTTCATCATCTTGATAATATAGAGTATTATTTAAATACAATTGATACTCCAATTTATTTATCTATCGATATGGATGTTTTTGATCCATCTGTAGTTCCATGTGTTGGTAATCCTACTCCTGCAGGTATTTTGTATGGTCATGTAGAAGCTATACTTCAGACATTATCTCTAAAAAATATTGTGGGAATGGATGTTGTGGAAACTGCAGGTGATAGGTTAGGTGATATTAGTGCAGTTTCTGCTTCTAAAATCATTTATGATTTCTTATCATTGTTATAG
- a CDS encoding translation initiation factor IF-5A, translating to MSTKVVEIKTLKVGKYIVLGGEASKITSLTTSSPGKHGAAKARLEAVGIFDNQKRSIVKPVDTKVDIPIIDKRVGQVLSIQGNNVQLMDMENYDTLDLPMPEELKDQITEGIEVDYIVALGNMKIMRTK from the coding sequence ATGTCAACAAAAGTTGTAGAGATTAAAACATTAAAAGTTGGTAAATATATAGTATTAGGTGGGGAAGCATCTAAAATTACAAGTTTAACTACTTCATCCCCTGGTAAACATGGAGCTGCTAAAGCTAGATTAGAAGCTGTAGGTATTTTTGATAATCAAAAAAGAAGTATTGTAAAACCTGTAGATACTAAAGTAGATATTCCAATTATTGATAAAAGAGTTGGACAAGTTTTATCTATCCAAGGTAATAATGTTCAATTAATGGATATGGAAAATTATGATACTTTAGATTTACCTATGCCTGAAGAATTAAAAGATCAAATTACTGAAGGTATTGAAGTAGATTACATCGTAGCTTTAGGAAATATGAAAATTATGAGAACTAAATAA
- a CDS encoding pyruvoyl-dependent arginine decarboxylase: MKIAIVSGKDEGPTKLNAFDNALTDAGIGDVNLIKVSSMLERNTQIKSLPKLKPGAMVNCVLSSITSSNPGDTITAVVAVAIGEKLGCVVETTGTNKDKQELIDEANFMVNYMMEKREEEIKEIIIESSSTTVKNIASVVASVVYLNDNIIEE, from the coding sequence ATGAAAATAGCTATTGTATCAGGAAAAGACGAAGGTCCAACAAAGTTAAATGCTTTTGATAATGCACTAACCGATGCTGGAATAGGAGATGTTAATTTAATTAAGGTATCAAGTATGCTTGAAAGAAATACGCAAATTAAAAGCTTACCAAAACTCAAACCCGGAGCAATGGTGAATTGTGTACTTTCTTCAATTACATCAAGTAACCCCGGAGATACAATAACTGCAGTTGTAGCAGTAGCTATTGGAGAAAAATTAGGGTGTGTAGTTGAAACTACTGGAACAAATAAAGATAAACAAGAATTAATTGATGAAGCTAACTTTATGGTAAACTATATGATGGAAAAACGTGAAGAAGAAATTAAAGAAATTATAATCGAATCATCTAGCACCACTGTAAAAAATATAGCTTCAGTTGTAGCTTCAGTTGTTTATCTAAATGATAATATAATTGAGGAATAA
- a CDS encoding bifunctional NADP phosphatase/NAD kinase, whose protein sequence is MDAKDKKIATDLCYEIIKEVGRAIRPHVGKPESGEKVKMGADGTPTSYIDVIAEDQVINILKNAPVNSYIVSEEIGELKLGHGKKESITLTQELRRTDLTPEEKPKFIFLVDPIDGTSNAIKEIPAYGISIAVADVPEGRLATLNDVELGFISNFGNGNFFEAEKGKGCWLNNETVHPSKTVNISDMSLGGFTKSGTEAASKLVDNARRMRVLGSVVLELSYVASGRYDAFLDLRGSRIIDIAASKLIVEEAGGVITNKYGEKLNNKLSIYEKTIVVAANNQILHKQIIDILNDNESDVIGEVGIVSRVDEYHAILFSVKIIDYLLNNGITVTIEKTLARKLEKLKKDPNLKTIINETILKHPELKEQLKNLNFNIEFKLLSKSIPDFKSDMAIILGGDGTLLRTQTKMTEEIPIFGINMGTVGFLTEIEVNETFDSLKKILKGEYYLEKRTKLVVSHENHHYSALNEVVIMTDEPSKMLHFQVQVDGEIIEEFRADGLIISTPSGSTAYSMSAGGPIVDPNVGGFIIIPICPYKLGVRPFIVSDESEIIVKLLKKGKTAVFVMDGQINEEAEYQEEIRFKKSDKHVYFIRNSNKCFYKKVKDKLNEGGIND, encoded by the coding sequence ATGGATGCAAAAGATAAAAAAATAGCTACCGACCTTTGTTATGAAATTATAAAAGAAGTAGGAAGAGCTATTAGACCACATGTCGGAAAACCAGAATCTGGAGAAAAAGTTAAAATGGGTGCTGATGGAACACCCACATCATATATTGATGTTATAGCTGAAGACCAAGTAATAAATATATTAAAAAATGCTCCAGTAAATTCATACATAGTTAGTGAAGAAATAGGTGAACTAAAACTTGGACATGGAAAAAAAGAAAGTATTACTTTAACTCAGGAACTTAGGCGAACTGATTTAACTCCTGAAGAAAAACCTAAATTTATTTTCTTAGTAGATCCCATTGACGGAACCAGCAATGCAATTAAAGAAATTCCTGCATATGGAATATCCATTGCCGTTGCAGATGTTCCAGAAGGAAGATTAGCTACATTAAATGATGTTGAACTTGGATTTATTAGTAATTTTGGAAATGGTAACTTCTTTGAAGCTGAAAAAGGAAAAGGATGTTGGTTAAATAATGAAACAGTTCATCCATCAAAAACAGTGAATATCAGTGATATGTCTCTTGGAGGATTTACTAAAAGTGGAACCGAAGCAGCATCTAAATTAGTAGATAATGCCAGACGCATGCGTGTTTTAGGATCAGTTGTCTTAGAACTATCTTATGTGGCTAGTGGTAGGTATGATGCATTTCTCGATTTGAGAGGCAGTAGAATAATAGACATAGCAGCATCTAAATTAATTGTTGAAGAAGCAGGAGGAGTTATTACAAATAAATACGGTGAAAAATTAAACAATAAATTAAGTATTTATGAAAAAACCATAGTTGTTGCAGCAAATAACCAAATACTCCACAAACAAATAATAGACATCTTAAACGACAATGAAAGTGATGTTATTGGAGAAGTAGGAATAGTAAGTAGAGTCGATGAATATCATGCAATACTATTTTCAGTGAAAATCATTGATTATCTTTTAAACAACGGTATAACTGTAACTATTGAAAAAACATTAGCTAGAAAACTTGAAAAACTCAAAAAAGATCCAAACTTAAAAACAATAATTAATGAAACTATACTAAAACATCCAGAATTAAAAGAGCAATTAAAAAATTTAAATTTTAATATTGAATTTAAATTACTTTCAAAATCAATACCTGACTTTAAAAGTGATATGGCAATTATCCTTGGAGGAGATGGAACTCTTTTAAGAACACAAACAAAAATGACTGAAGAAATACCTATATTTGGAATTAATATGGGTACTGTAGGATTTTTAACTGAAATAGAAGTTAATGAAACATTTGATTCCTTGAAAAAAATACTAAAAGGAGAATATTACTTAGAAAAAAGAACCAAATTAGTCGTTTCTCATGAAAACCACCATTATTCTGCATTAAATGAAGTTGTTATAATGACTGATGAACCTTCAAAAATGCTTCATTTCCAAGTACAAGTAGATGGAGAAATTATTGAAGAATTCAGAGCAGATGGTTTGATTATTTCAACACCTAGTGGATCTACAGCATATTCCATGTCTGCAGGAGGACCTATAGTTGATCCAAATGTTGGTGGTTTTATTATTATACCAATTTGCCCATACAAATTAGGTGTAAGACCATTTATTGTATCTGACGAAAGTGAAATTATTGTCAAATTACTTAAAAAAGGTAAAACAGCAGTATTTGTAATGGATGGTCAAATAAACGAAGAAGCAGAATATCAAGAAGAAATTAGATTTAAAAAATCAGATAAACATGTTTACTTTATAAGAAACTCAAATAAATGCTTCTATAAAAAAGTTAAAGATAAATTAAATGAAGGAGGGATTAACGACTAA
- the cfbE gene encoding coenzyme F430 synthase translates to MNNLVIDMTHGGVKIAISLAKKRETVYAYDIYNTLKNIDKKMLEIYNVKIIDLEYLKNLTGNIKVIYPVHLPLTKNDIKKYNQNLNYTFLTHHEIIKELLKDWGKNIPKIEITGVKGKTSCVFMLKEILINENPLILSSLGALLYEKGNEKVLKQNISITPANIKETIDLAYKISNPICDIANGNCESQNIKKYNCAIFETSLGASGIGDVGLLTNITENYTIAKNKSNAAIAKSQIFNCNTVVIQKETLDNYYTNIKHKKLNTFSLDNKNANLTVKNVIYDLDKTKVQVTYNNIITTNNKVISGELEINTFAPGKHHVKNVLGVITTCLSLNIPKNQIINGLKNYKGIKGRTNKKIIENSIIIEEINPGINTKTIEESINMLKDLENYYIAIGGDYGITCEEIDEYKVSNYLNNIKQDIILTGDVGAGILKKMNKKVKYSKDFKNIYQQAIHNNKNLLLIYRSDYRKLNER, encoded by the coding sequence ATGAATAATCTTGTAATTGACATGACTCATGGCGGAGTTAAAATAGCCATTAGTCTTGCAAAAAAAAGAGAAACTGTCTATGCATATGACATTTATAATACTTTAAAAAATATTGATAAAAAAATGTTAGAAATTTATAATGTTAAAATTATAGATTTAGAATATTTGAAAAATTTAACAGGAAATATAAAAGTCATTTACCCAGTTCATTTACCTTTAACTAAAAATGATATCAAAAAGTATAATCAAAATTTAAATTATACCTTTTTAACCCATCATGAAATAATTAAAGAACTTTTAAAAGATTGGGGAAAAAATATACCTAAAATTGAAATAACTGGAGTTAAAGGAAAAACTAGTTGTGTTTTCATGTTAAAAGAAATTTTAATTAATGAAAATCCATTGATATTATCTAGTTTAGGTGCATTATTATATGAAAAAGGCAATGAAAAAGTACTTAAACAAAATATATCAATTACTCCCGCAAATATTAAGGAAACAATTGATCTCGCATATAAAATAAGCAATCCAATATGCGATATAGCTAATGGAAATTGTGAAAGTCAAAATATCAAAAAGTATAATTGTGCAATCTTTGAAACATCTCTTGGTGCTAGTGGTATTGGTGATGTTGGTCTTTTAACAAATATTACAGAAAATTACACAATAGCTAAAAATAAAAGTAATGCAGCTATTGCAAAAAGTCAAATATTTAACTGCAATACAGTAGTTATCCAAAAAGAAACATTAGATAACTATTATACCAATATAAAACACAAAAAACTAAATACTTTTTCATTAGATAATAAAAATGCTAATTTAACTGTTAAAAATGTAATCTATGATCTAGATAAAACAAAAGTTCAGGTAACTTATAATAATATAATAACCACAAACAACAAAGTAATTTCTGGAGAACTAGAAATTAATACATTTGCTCCCGGAAAACATCATGTGAAAAATGTTTTAGGAGTTATAACAACATGTTTATCCCTAAATATTCCTAAAAATCAAATAATAAATGGATTAAAAAATTATAAAGGAATTAAAGGAAGAACCAATAAAAAAATAATAGAAAATTCCATAATAATAGAAGAAATTAATCCTGGAATTAACACTAAAACTATTGAAGAATCAATAAATATGCTGAAAGATTTAGAAAACTATTACATAGCTATTGGTGGAGATTATGGAATAACTTGTGAAGAAATTGATGAATATAAAGTTAGTAATTATTTAAACAACATAAAACAAGATATTATTTTAACTGGAGATGTAGGTGCTGGAATTTTAAAAAAAATGAATAAAAAAGTAAAATATTCAAAAGATTTCAAAAATATATACCAACAAGCTATACACAATAATAAAAATTTACTTTTAATTTATCGTTCAGATTATAGGAAACTTAACGAAAGATAA
- the hemC gene encoding hydroxymethylbilane synthase, whose translation MNVGTRGSQLALAQTNQVCKDLASITKENIDVEIIKTKGDKITTSQLYNIDAKGLFTKELDKALLEEEIDFAVHSFKDLPTELNEDLEIVAVPKRVAPNEVLISNKNWDELGPDSKLGTSSLRREAFCNHHGKNFTLKPIRGNIETRINKVNTTDLDATIMAQAGLIRLNLTQHIKTVFPLDYITPAAGQGALAIITRKDSDKKEIISKLNDYQSQQEVFAEKKVLEELGVGCQWPIGTIAQVKEKQFSIYSILLTKEGEILSKHTEKGSLKEGTQLGKKIGKKFKEYV comes from the coding sequence TTGAACGTTGGAACAAGAGGAAGTCAATTAGCACTTGCACAAACTAATCAAGTTTGTAAAGATTTAGCATCCATTACAAAAGAAAATATTGATGTTGAAATCATTAAGACAAAAGGTGACAAAATAACTACTTCTCAATTATATAATATAGATGCAAAAGGTCTTTTTACTAAAGAACTTGATAAAGCATTACTTGAAGAAGAAATAGATTTTGCAGTACATAGTTTTAAAGATTTACCAACTGAATTAAATGAAGATCTTGAAATAGTTGCTGTTCCAAAACGTGTAGCTCCTAATGAAGTATTAATCTCTAATAAAAATTGGGATGAATTAGGACCAGATTCCAAACTTGGAACAAGTAGTCTTAGAAGAGAAGCTTTTTGTAATCATCATGGAAAAAACTTCACTCTTAAACCAATTAGAGGTAATATTGAAACTAGAATCAATAAAGTTAATACAACAGATTTAGATGCAACTATAATGGCTCAAGCAGGATTAATAAGATTAAATCTTACACAGCATATAAAAACTGTCTTTCCTTTAGATTATATCACTCCTGCTGCAGGTCAAGGAGCACTAGCCATTATAACTAGAAAAGATTCAGATAAAAAAGAGATTATTTCTAAATTAAATGACTATCAATCACAGCAAGAAGTATTTGCTGAAAAAAAAGTGCTTGAAGAACTGGGTGTTGGTTGTCAATGGCCAATTGGTACTATAGCACAAGTAAAAGAAAAACAATTTAGCATATACTCAATCCTATTAACCAAAGAAGGAGAAATTTTAAGCAAACACACTGAAAAAGGATCACTAAAAGAAGGAACCCAACTTGGTAAAAAAATAGGAAAAAAATTTAAAGAATATGTTTAA
- a CDS encoding Gfo/Idh/MocA family protein yields MRTVNVGVIGVGAMGYNHARVYYKLEEANLVAVSDVSERTLNKVAKKYDAKGFTDYEDLLKDPEIEVVSVCVPTTFHHDVVMESIKHGKHVLVEKPIAFTLKEAEEMITAAKEAGVILATGHVERFNPAVQKAKELIENDVIGDIVSASAKRVGPFPPRIKDVGVTIDLAIHDLDVMNYLFDEEVIQVYGTMNSILEKCEFEDHAEIMINFENESTGILEVNWLTPYKRRQIEVTGTDGIISVDYIEQSIDVYGKFAQDIDIKHEEPLKEELKSFLNSVVNETEPEITGEDGLKALKMVIAATKSSKEHKPISLDELE; encoded by the coding sequence TTGAGAACTGTAAATGTAGGAGTTATTGGAGTAGGTGCAATGGGATACAACCATGCACGTGTATATTACAAATTAGAAGAAGCAAATTTAGTAGCAGTTAGTGATGTAAGTGAAAGAACATTAAATAAAGTAGCTAAAAAATATGATGCTAAAGGTTTCACTGATTATGAAGATTTACTCAAAGACCCTGAAATAGAAGTAGTTAGTGTATGTGTTCCAACTACATTCCACCATGATGTTGTCATGGAATCTATTAAACATGGAAAACATGTATTAGTTGAAAAACCAATAGCTTTCACATTAAAAGAAGCAGAAGAAATGATTACTGCTGCAAAAGAAGCTGGAGTTATATTAGCAACAGGACATGTGGAAAGATTTAACCCTGCTGTTCAAAAAGCTAAAGAACTCATTGAAAATGATGTGATTGGAGACATTGTATCTGCATCTGCAAAAAGAGTAGGGCCATTCCCTCCAAGAATAAAAGATGTTGGAGTAACCATTGACTTAGCTATCCATGATTTAGATGTTATGAACTACCTCTTTGATGAAGAAGTAATTCAAGTTTATGGTACTATGAACAGTATTTTAGAAAAATGCGAATTTGAAGACCATGCAGAAATTATGATAAACTTTGAAAATGAATCTACAGGAATCCTTGAAGTAAATTGGTTAACTCCATACAAAAGGAGACAAATTGAAGTAACTGGAACTGATGGAATCATTTCAGTAGATTACATTGAACAAAGCATAGATGTATATGGTAAATTTGCTCAAGATATTGACATAAAACATGAAGAACCATTGAAAGAAGAATTAAAATCATTTTTAAACTCAGTAGTTAATGAAACTGAACCCGAAATTACTGGTGAAGATGGTCTTAAAGCACTTAAAATGGTAATAGCAGCTACCAAATCTTCTAAAGAACATAAACCTATTAGTTTAGATGAACTTGAATAA
- a CDS encoding orotate phosphoribosyltransferase-like protein, with product MKQKLIKKAQELRQHGFTTGEIADELNVSMDTARWLTLQKPAEEKPEAPVDFFINWKSLGENSTRLRYVSGALSDMALAHGEAQVVLGIAVSGVPFATMMADFLEEMSEVETSLAVYHPHKHRKEKDDGEGAISTNFGSVEGKKVVIVDDVITSGKTVKEVIHAVKDHGGEPIAVTVLIDKSGLSEIEEIPIESLIKVGRL from the coding sequence ATGAAACAAAAATTAATTAAAAAAGCACAAGAGCTTAGACAACATGGTTTCACAACTGGAGAGATAGCTGATGAACTTAATGTAAGTATGGATACTGCTAGATGGTTAACTCTTCAAAAACCAGCTGAAGAAAAACCTGAAGCTCCAGTAGACTTTTTTATAAATTGGAAAAGTTTAGGTGAAAATTCAACTCGTTTAAGATATGTTTCAGGAGCTTTAAGTGATATGGCACTAGCTCATGGAGAAGCACAAGTAGTTCTTGGAATAGCAGTTAGTGGTGTGCCATTTGCAACTATGATGGCTGATTTTTTAGAAGAAATGAGTGAAGTCGAAACATCACTTGCAGTATACCACCCTCACAAACATAGGAAAGAAAAAGATGATGGTGAAGGAGCTATAAGTACAAACTTCGGATCAGTTGAAGGAAAAAAAGTTGTAATTGTTGATGATGTTATAACTAGTGGTAAAACTGTAAAAGAAGTTATTCATGCAGTAAAAGACCATGGTGGAGAACCAATAGCTGTTACTGTGCTAATTGACAAATCAGGACTTTCTGAAATTGAAGAAATTCCTATTGAATCTTTAATTAAAGTAGGTAGATTATAA
- a CDS encoding right-handed parallel beta-helix repeat-containing protein has protein sequence MGCISANDSLDLNETNNHSIVGGEQEIPDVPDIPDIPDIDNSSEISDNTKSNEVNLTIFNIEDYFINGTLGEQYSNTTFVITQNFENLGLLKIKASNVTILGNGFTLKNVAFSVTGKDVTLNNFTLTESFSFDGADGAAILILSNNAHIYNCIINYIVPRDVEAYGISAVGRKIAPITGLEIVNCTINFEGNNFKANTYNYALKLSNSPNALIANNNISTHLPLRDVNFGAMGATLNSNYVASVGIEYSNNLTFIGNIVASVVNKRPGSSYPTLDGIIIADSNNCLVKNNTLYMEDFVTLPGLNNYLYGIDVWRVNNLVLNSNNITILTTGGMYAAGTAYPIQITGPSKKINITNNDLYSISNGPNIGIYSQNYYGDTQLLIANNRINVTGWAGNHSWALVAGIEAQDSNDTIINNTIEVHSIAEVKDNDNLFGISYSQSTKGNHTFVIKNNTVTSEAKYAISLISAENSIIADNLLISTCPDAKESYDALNTNGNFYNSTYYNNRVVNAFDYYAEINNNVDGGNLFNYTPPENTNNITNIINGSNIKPWYPSFPSKNPLLPKPGNHGDIIVTPDEEIDEKETPDNSDGDPGYVDVPDLPNDDGKSLSSANGTSDSDDSSKNLGLSLIDALINFLTSNSDNGDSQSNAYGGNVKSNTSSSSESPSINGNPSQSSSKSSSGSNAKSAGGSAGDVGKQTSDDVKKAYEIDKNIVKDNPTAIVSFIVLIIIFALLIFIGYRHKKSNEEY, from the coding sequence ATGGGATGTATTTCTGCAAATGATTCATTGGATTTAAATGAAACTAATAATCATTCTATTGTTGGTGGAGAACAGGAGATTCCTGATGTTCCGGATATTCCAGATATTCCGGACATTGATAATAGTTCTGAAATTAGTGATAATACTAAGTCTAATGAAGTTAATTTGACAATATTCAACATTGAGGATTATTTCATCAATGGAACTTTGGGTGAGCAATATTCTAATACTACATTTGTTATAACTCAGAATTTTGAGAATTTAGGTCTTTTAAAAATTAAAGCAAGTAATGTAACTATTTTAGGTAATGGTTTTACTTTAAAAAATGTAGCATTTTCTGTTACAGGTAAAGATGTTACTTTAAATAATTTTACATTAACTGAATCTTTCAGTTTTGATGGAGCTGATGGTGCTGCAATTTTAATATTATCTAATAATGCTCATATTTATAATTGTATTATAAATTATATAGTTCCACGAGATGTGGAAGCTTATGGTATTTCTGCTGTAGGTAGAAAAATAGCTCCAATCACAGGTTTGGAAATTGTTAACTGTACAATTAACTTTGAAGGGAATAATTTTAAGGCAAATACTTATAATTATGCATTAAAATTAAGTAATTCTCCAAATGCACTAATTGCGAATAACAATATTTCAACACATCTTCCGTTAAGGGATGTTAATTTTGGAGCTATGGGTGCTACTTTAAATTCTAATTATGTTGCCAGTGTAGGTATTGAATATAGTAATAATTTAACATTTATTGGAAATATTGTGGCTAGTGTTGTTAATAAAAGACCTGGTAGTAGTTATCCTACATTAGATGGAATTATTATTGCTGATTCAAATAATTGTCTTGTTAAAAATAATACTTTATACATGGAAGATTTTGTAACTCTCCCTGGACTTAATAATTATCTTTATGGTATTGATGTATGGCGTGTAAATAATTTAGTATTGAATTCTAATAATATTACTATTTTAACAACTGGTGGAATGTATGCTGCTGGTACTGCATACCCTATACAAATTACTGGACCTTCTAAAAAGATAAATATAACAAATAATGATTTATATTCAATATCAAATGGACCAAATATTGGAATTTATTCACAAAATTATTATGGGGATACACAATTATTAATTGCAAATAATAGGATTAATGTAACTGGATGGGCAGGAAATCATAGCTGGGCATTAGTTGCAGGTATAGAAGCTCAAGATTCTAATGATACAATTATTAATAATACAATTGAAGTTCATAGTATTGCTGAAGTTAAGGATAATGATAATCTTTTTGGTATTAGTTATTCTCAATCAACTAAAGGTAACCATACTTTTGTTATTAAAAACAACACTGTTACAAGTGAAGCAAAATATGCGATTTCACTAATAAGTGCTGAGAATTCTATAATTGCTGATAATTTATTAATATCTACTTGTCCTGATGCTAAAGAGAGTTATGATGCGTTAAATACAAACGGTAATTTTTATAATAGTACTTATTATAATAATCGTGTTGTAAATGCATTTGATTATTATGCTGAAATTAATAATAATGTTGATGGAGGTAATTTATTTAATTACACACCGCCTGAGAATACAAATAATATAACTAATATTATTAATGGTTCTAATATTAAGCCATGGTATCCAAGTTTTCCTAGTAAAAACCCATTACTTCCTAAACCGGGTAATCATGGTGATATAATTGTTACTCCTGATGAAGAAATTGATGAAAAAGAAACTCCAGATAATTCAGATGGTGATCCTGGTTATGTAGATGTTCCAGATTTACCTAATGATGATGGTAAATCATTAAGTTCTGCTAATGGTACTAGTGATTCTGATGATAGTTCTAAAAATTTAGGTTTATCATTAATTGATGCTTTGATTAATTTCTTAACTTCAAACTCAGATAATGGTGATTCACAATCTAACGCTTATGGGGGTAATGTCAAATCAAACACTTCATCTTCTAGTGAAAGTCCAAGTATTAATGGAAATCCGTCTCAAAGTAGTTCTAAATCCTCTTCAGGATCAAATGCAAAAAGTGCTGGTGGTTCTGCAGGTGATGTTGGTAAACAAACATCAGATGATGTTAAAAAAGCTTATGAAATTGATAAAAACATAGTAAAAGATAATCCTACTGCGATTGTTAGTTTTATTGTTTTGATTATAATATTTGCTTTATTAATATTCATTGGATATAGACATAAAAAATCAAACGAGGAATATTAA
- a CDS encoding universal stress protein — MYKKILVPTDGSEAAEKEVERVGDLLVEDGEIIILSVASELTPHQFQTKADIDKLNQSFLDEAQFSVDKMKAKFDSNINITTKVVVGFPAESIVQVAEEENVDLIAISSSGKGKVTKFFIGSVAEKVIHSFNKDVLLVH, encoded by the coding sequence ATGTATAAAAAAATTTTAGTTCCTACTGATGGATCAGAAGCTGCAGAAAAAGAAGTTGAAAGAGTTGGAGATTTACTTGTTGAAGATGGGGAAATAATTATTTTATCCGTTGCATCTGAATTAACTCCTCATCAATTTCAAACTAAAGCAGATATTGATAAATTAAATCAATCATTCTTGGATGAGGCTCAATTTAGTGTTGATAAAATGAAAGCTAAGTTTGATTCAAATATTAATATCACAACTAAAGTAGTTGTTGGATTTCCTGCTGAATCAATTGTTCAAGTTGCAGAAGAAGAGAATGTTGATTTAATTGCTATTTCATCATCTGGTAAAGGTAAAGTTACTAAATTTTTCATTGGTAGTGTAGCAGAAAAAGTTATTCATTCTTTTAATAAAGATGTATTGTTGGTACATTAG